A single genomic interval of Mycobacterium sp. DL592 harbors:
- a CDS encoding PE family protein, which produces MVLRVVPEGLAAASAGVEALAARLAAAHAQTAPVISAVTPPAIDPVSLQTATDFSARGTQHAAITLQGVVELTRAGAGVAETGVSYATSDAAIASSYVFPA; this is translated from the coding sequence ATGGTGTTACGTGTCGTTCCCGAAGGACTGGCGGCAGCCTCGGCGGGAGTGGAAGCGCTTGCGGCACGACTGGCTGCCGCGCACGCGCAGACCGCCCCGGTGATCTCCGCAGTGACACCGCCGGCGATCGACCCCGTGTCGCTGCAGACCGCAACCGATTTCAGCGCGCGAGGCACCCAGCACGCGGCGATCACGTTGCAGGGCGTCGTCGAGTTGACCCGCGCCGGAGCCGGAGTGGCTGAGACCGGCGTCAGCTATGCGACCAGTGACGCCGCCATCGCATCGTCGTACGTGTTCCCTGCCTGA
- a CDS encoding histidine phosphatase family protein — protein MRDQTGGALMPRRALTAVMTALAAVALFVTSALPAWAADSVTVTFVRHAQSEGNVPGAGIDTQVPGPNLTTLGVQQAQGIAQSLANAGFSSVYTSTMVRTAQTAAPMLGITHQVATANAGFNEISAGIFEGDPIDSGIGRIFYFLIPLTWTLGLRSLPIPLGEGGNEFEARVNGALASVIANGGTDPVIFSHGATIMIWTMMNVNNPDIPLLLSHPLGNTEQVVITGNPQDGWTLVSYAGIPVSQTPGLATQLFVNTRSLIVAPQTAIYNVLQAVKTLDLPTIVKAIAGGVALVAKAGVDFVKNSVTDIVNAIVGALPGGAQASAAATKAATVKSAAPATEPVKDSSDTTPAASGDQSSNGATDLSDGNKVEPGKSGSARQATSLKSVSDKSGDTSSSAGTSGGSAKKSTGGSKRSSEKDAA, from the coding sequence ATGCGAGATCAGACAGGCGGCGCGCTGATGCCGCGCCGAGCCCTCACAGCGGTCATGACGGCCCTGGCGGCCGTCGCTCTCTTCGTCACGTCGGCACTGCCGGCGTGGGCGGCCGACTCGGTCACCGTGACCTTCGTCCGGCACGCACAGTCCGAAGGCAACGTGCCCGGCGCCGGTATCGACACCCAGGTCCCTGGCCCGAACCTCACCACGCTGGGCGTGCAGCAGGCCCAGGGCATCGCCCAGAGCCTGGCCAACGCCGGCTTCTCCAGCGTCTACACCTCCACCATGGTCCGCACCGCGCAGACCGCGGCGCCGATGCTGGGCATCACCCATCAGGTGGCCACCGCTAACGCGGGCTTCAACGAGATCAGCGCCGGCATCTTCGAGGGCGACCCGATCGACAGCGGCATCGGTCGCATCTTCTACTTCCTGATCCCGCTGACCTGGACCCTGGGCCTGCGCTCGCTGCCCATCCCGCTCGGCGAGGGCGGAAACGAGTTCGAAGCCCGCGTCAACGGCGCGCTGGCCTCGGTCATCGCCAACGGCGGCACCGATCCGGTCATCTTCTCGCACGGCGCGACGATCATGATCTGGACGATGATGAACGTCAACAACCCGGATATTCCGCTGCTGCTCAGCCATCCGCTGGGCAACACCGAGCAGGTCGTCATCACCGGTAACCCCCAAGACGGCTGGACGCTGGTCAGCTATGCCGGTATCCCGGTCAGCCAGACTCCGGGCCTGGCCACCCAGCTCTTCGTCAATACCCGCAGTCTGATCGTCGCCCCGCAGACCGCCATCTACAACGTCCTTCAGGCGGTCAAGACCCTGGACCTGCCCACGATCGTCAAGGCGATCGCCGGCGGCGTGGCGCTGGTCGCCAAGGCCGGCGTCGACTTCGTCAAGAACTCGGTGACCGACATCGTCAACGCGATCGTCGGCGCGCTGCCGGGCGGGGCGCAGGCCAGCGCGGCCGCGACCAAGGCTGCGACCGTCAAGTCCGCGGCGCCCGCAACCGAGCCGGTCAAGGACTCCTCGGACACCACCCCGGCCGCCTCCGGCGACCAAAGCAGCAACGGCGCAACCGATCTCAGTGACGGCAACAAGGTCGAGCCGGGCAAGTCCGGCTCGGCCCGCCAGGCGACTTCGCTGAAGTCGGTGTCGGACAAGTCCGGCGACACCTCGTCATCGGCCGGCACCTCCGGCGGCTCCGCCAAGAAGTCCACCGGTGGCAGCAAGCGGTCCAGCGAGAAGGACGCTGCCTGA
- a CDS encoding MMPL family transporter — protein sequence MLQAIARLAIAAPRRVIAVAVLVMVAIGIFGIPVATHLSPGGLQDPTAESSRTATLLTDKFGQGDVQLLVVISAPDRFDSPQARAAATDVIDRLQRSGHVAAITSAWTSPPPAAAALISTDKKSGLIVTGIVGPVDKQQGYTKTLTEEIARDSDGIVVRSGGTAMVNLQVTEQSKHDLLLMESIVLPLSFLVLVWVFGGMFAAALPVAVGLMAILGSLAVLRVTTYFTEVSIFALNLATAMGLALAIDYTLLMISRYRDELAEGAPRELALTRTMMSAGRTVIFSATTVALSMAVMVAFPMNFLRSFAYAGVATVAFAALAAIVITPAAIMLLGDRLDSLDVRRFFRRIRNRPEPAVKPVQEQFWYRSTKFVMKRAIPIGLVGVAVLLVLGIPFLGVRPGFPDDRVLPQSASAHQVGDQLRRDFATNFETAVPVVILNSDGLTAEDVSRYAADLSRAPDVVSVSAPTGAFVEGKVVGPPTSATGQASGSTLLTVDSTAPLFSDRSEHQLDKLHAVPTPDGRTVEFTGTAQTNRDSVNAIASRLPLVLGLIAAITLVLLFLLTGSVVLPVKALLLNVLSLSAAFGAMVWIFQDGNLGAFGTTSTGTLVANIPVLLFCIAFGLSMDYEVFLVSRIREFWLASPQTGADNDESVALGVAHTGRVITAAALIMAISFAALIAAHVSFMRMFGLGLTLAVLADATLVRLILVPAFMHVMGRWNWWAPKPLVKVHQRLQIHDGAALPAAKSGAADNTVEGVQQTVPTPDS from the coding sequence TTGCTGCAAGCGATCGCCCGGCTCGCCATCGCGGCGCCGCGGCGAGTGATCGCGGTCGCGGTGCTCGTCATGGTTGCCATCGGTATCTTCGGGATCCCGGTGGCCACCCATCTGTCCCCGGGCGGCCTGCAGGACCCGACCGCGGAGTCGTCTCGAACGGCCACCCTGCTCACCGACAAGTTCGGTCAGGGTGACGTCCAGCTGCTGGTCGTGATCAGCGCGCCGGACCGCTTCGACAGCCCGCAAGCCCGCGCCGCGGCCACCGACGTCATCGACCGGCTGCAGCGATCCGGGCACGTCGCCGCCATCACCTCGGCGTGGACCTCGCCGCCGCCTGCAGCTGCCGCCCTGATCAGCACCGACAAGAAGTCCGGGCTGATCGTCACGGGGATCGTCGGCCCGGTGGACAAGCAGCAGGGCTATACCAAGACGCTGACCGAGGAGATCGCCCGCGACTCGGACGGGATCGTGGTCCGCTCCGGTGGAACCGCGATGGTCAACCTCCAGGTCACCGAGCAGTCCAAGCACGACCTGCTGCTGATGGAGTCGATCGTCCTGCCGCTGAGCTTCCTCGTGCTGGTCTGGGTGTTCGGCGGCATGTTCGCGGCCGCGCTGCCCGTCGCCGTCGGACTCATGGCGATCCTGGGATCGCTGGCCGTGCTGCGGGTGACCACCTACTTCACCGAGGTGTCGATCTTCGCGCTCAACCTCGCCACCGCGATGGGCCTCGCGCTGGCCATCGACTACACCCTGCTGATGATCAGCCGCTACCGCGACGAACTGGCCGAAGGGGCACCCCGCGAACTGGCGCTGACCAGGACCATGATGTCGGCCGGCCGCACGGTGATCTTCTCGGCGACGACGGTGGCGCTGTCCATGGCGGTCATGGTCGCGTTCCCGATGAACTTCCTGCGGTCGTTCGCCTACGCCGGGGTCGCCACCGTCGCGTTCGCTGCGCTGGCCGCCATCGTGATCACCCCGGCGGCGATCATGCTGCTCGGCGATCGGCTCGATTCGCTCGACGTCCGGCGCTTCTTCCGTCGGATCCGCAACAGACCCGAACCTGCCGTCAAGCCCGTGCAGGAGCAATTCTGGTATCGCTCAACGAAATTCGTGATGAAGCGTGCCATCCCGATCGGCCTGGTGGGTGTCGCGGTACTGCTGGTTCTGGGCATCCCGTTCCTCGGGGTGCGGCCCGGTTTCCCCGATGACCGGGTGTTGCCCCAGTCGGCGTCAGCACATCAGGTGGGCGATCAGCTGCGGCGCGACTTCGCCACGAATTTCGAGACGGCCGTGCCGGTCGTCATCCTGAATTCCGACGGGCTGACCGCCGAGGACGTGTCGCGCTACGCGGCCGACCTGTCCCGGGCGCCCGACGTGGTGTCGGTATCCGCGCCAACGGGAGCGTTCGTCGAGGGAAAGGTGGTGGGGCCGCCGACCTCGGCGACCGGACAGGCGTCGGGCAGCACACTGCTGACCGTCGACAGCACGGCCCCGCTGTTCTCCGACCGCTCTGAGCACCAGCTCGACAAGCTGCACGCCGTGCCCACCCCCGACGGACGCACCGTCGAATTCACCGGAACCGCCCAGACCAACCGCGACAGCGTGAACGCAATAGCCTCCCGGCTGCCGCTGGTGCTCGGCCTGATTGCGGCGATCACGCTGGTGCTGCTGTTCCTGCTGACCGGCAGTGTGGTGCTGCCGGTCAAGGCGCTGCTGCTCAACGTCCTGTCGCTGTCGGCCGCCTTCGGCGCGATGGTGTGGATCTTCCAGGACGGCAATCTCGGGGCGTTCGGGACCACGTCCACCGGCACCCTGGTGGCCAACATCCCGGTGCTGCTGTTCTGCATCGCGTTCGGGCTGTCGATGGACTACGAGGTGTTCCTGGTCTCCCGTATCCGGGAGTTCTGGCTGGCCTCCCCACAGACCGGCGCCGACAACGACGAAAGCGTCGCCCTCGGGGTGGCCCACACCGGCCGGGTGATCACCGCAGCGGCGTTGATCATGGCGATCTCGTTCGCCGCCCTGATCGCCGCGCACGTGTCATTCATGCGGATGTTCGGGCTGGGCCTGACCCTGGCTGTGCTCGCGGATGCGACCCTGGTGCGCCTGATCCTGGTGCCGGCGTTCATGCA